The Desulfobulbaceae bacterium nucleotide sequence ATCTCGTTTCGTTTCCATGCAAAAAATATATAACAAATTTTTTGATATCATGGTACCAAAGTAGTACTATGCTAATACGCTAAGAAAAATTCGCCAGTTAATAAAAGACCTTGAAAACGCCGGCTTTGCCAATCGAGGAGGAAAAGGAAGCCATCGAAACTTTTTGCATGAAAATGGTGCAGCCCTCACTATTTCAGGCAAGCTTGGTGATGATGCAAAACCATACCAAGAAAAAATAGTCAGGCAAAAAATCGAGGAGGCCAAGTAATGAAAGAGCGAGATCGCTATTTAAAAATTGTTGAGTGGTCAGAAGAAGACAAATGCTATGTGGGGTCTGTTCCTGGCTGGATTGGAACATGTTGTCATGGTGATAATGAAGAAAAAGTTTACCATGAACTCTGTCAAATAGTTGATGAATGGATAGAAATTTACAAAAAAGACGGAAAGTCCCTGCCTTCAGCAACAGTAGGTAAAGAATATTCAGGGAAATTCCAACTTCGAGCTGGCAGCGAGCTTCATCATGCGCTTGCCATAAAAGCCTTGCAGGCAGGAGAAAGTTTAAACAATTTTTGTTTAAAAGTTCTTAAACAGTCAGTTATTTCAAGTTAACCCTAAAATCCCTAAACGCATTTCAACTAATCTTTTTGACATCATGGTGCCAAACTCTGCCACTTCATTCTGGTTAAATTTGAGTTCCATTAAGCAACAACTTCACCGGCACCAGGCCTCCAGCTGAGACAATTCAGTTCGCAGCCGCCCCAAAGTGGCAGGCGAATTAAATAGTTTCCGGCACAGTTCACATTTGCTGTAAGTAATAATATCGCGGGCCTTCATTCCAGAATAAGAGGCAATTGTGGTCACCCCTATGGTTCGGATGAGATTATATAAACGATCAGTTTCATTTACGGCGAACAACTGATCCACCTTCTTAGCGCGCAAGTTTCCGAGGTAAAAAAAGTTTGTCGCCGTGAAATGGCTCCCCGCATCACAGCAGGCGTACATGTCAAGATCCGGGCTTAAATAGGGGTTCATATCACAACAGTTCACCTGATAATCTGTCTGAATCTGCCGGCGCTCGAAAGATTGTGCCCGCCCGGCATAAATAACAGGTTCGGGGAAAAACATGAGGCCATTATCCCGCAAAAACTGCTCAAAAAGATCATCTTCTTTGCTAAAATCGGTCACAAAGGAAATGAAATAATTCAAACCATTTTTCTGGCAACTGCGCGCGGCATTCAGCACATTACTCTGACTTACGTTTTTCTGGTGCCATCGTGAATAACTCAATCTCAGCTGACAAAGACCGTTCTCTTTTAATTGCCCGACAAGATTGTCTGCTGCCTCCTCTGTCGCCGCCCAATAGCTGTTGGTAACAATTCTGGTGTATATACCGATTTGCCTGCAAAGTTTCACAAGCTCTGAAATCTCAGCAAAATACAAAAACGGTTCACCAGCCGAAAAGCTTATTCCACCAACACCCGCACAGGCCATTTCAGCAATAATCTCTTTTGCCTTTTCAAAATCCATCTTCCCAGTATCGGGGAGATCTCCTGCAGCCACACAGTGCTCACACTTGAGGTTGCATCTGGTCGAATAGCCAAAAGCTACTTTACGCATGCCCATTTAGATCTAGCCACCTACCCGCTTCACCAAAAAACCTCTGCTCTTCAGTTCTGCCGTAACGACTTCGCAGTGGTCGCCCTGAATCTCGATAATTCCCAGTTTCAGAGTACCCCCGCCGCCACACTTTTGTTTAAGCTCTTTGGCCAACTTTTTGAGACTGTCCGCATCAAGTTCAAGACCGGAAATCAAGGTTACTCCTTTACCCTTTCGACCTTTTGTCTCACGTGATACACGCACGACACCATCACCTTTAACCGTGGTGGTTTTTGTAGAACACGAACACGCATTAGTTGACCGTTTACAGGCAGGGCACATTCTGCCATGCTCGGTTGAATATATTAATCCGGAATCAGATTTATGTTTTGACATCGTCTGTCCTCACGCATTTTTCATACAGATTTATAGTACGCCTGCGGCAATGGCCCATAAAGTTGTTTCGAAGACACTAACCCATAATCCCGAAATAAGTCCATTAATCGCGGGTGAAAGTTCGTAGAATGACATCAGCGACTAAAATTATTACTTTAACAAACAGAAGATCAGAGATATGGTGACAAAGGTGTGTCATAAAAGGGCAACCACTCCGGCTGATAGTCTATAATAGCGATTTTAGAATCAAAAACAAATATAGAGTTTTGAGGTTCTCTCCTGTGCGAACGAAAAATAGAAACTTGTTGCCCTATTTATTTATTGTATCCATTTTTTATCTCCCAACCTTTTTCCCGCACGACTGCCTTGCCGGCGACAACGCCTACTCCCTGGAAGATTCAATAGTTTCGGCCCTTGCTGCCGCAGATGACATTGCCAAACCACTCCTGAACGTCTCCTTTCATAACGGACGGCAGCTTGTTGTCCCTGACCAGTTCACCTCAATCCAGGACGCACTGGACGCTGCCAATTCCGGTGATACCGTAATCGTTAAGCCAGGCACTTACTACGAACGCCTTTTTGTTCGCGACGGTATCAAGCTCACTTCCTTTGAGGGTGATGCCGGCAACAGTCTGCAAGCAGTTGACGGTGCCATGACTATGCTACCCCGCCGCACCGGCCGCACCATTATCGATGGTGCCAAGGATCAGAGCTCGCCGGTTGCCATGCTTACTTTTAGCACTGGCGCAAGCAGAAACACCATTGTTGACGGCTTCACTATTCAAAATCTGCCCAATGAAAATCACCACAACCCCGGACATAGCCACGCCGTTAATCTGCGCGGTGCAAGCCCGGTAATAATGAACTGTTATGTGGTCAACAACGGC carries:
- a CDS encoding radical SAM protein, which gives rise to MRKVAFGYSTRCNLKCEHCVAAGDLPDTGKMDFEKAKEIIAEMACAGVGGISFSAGEPFLYFAEISELVKLCRQIGIYTRIVTNSYWAATEEAADNLVGQLKENGLCQLRLSYSRWHQKNVSQSNVLNAARSCQKNGLNYFISFVTDFSKEDDLFEQFLRDNGLMFFPEPVIYAGRAQSFERRQIQTDYQVNCCDMNPYLSPDLDMYACCDAGSHFTATNFFYLGNLRAKKVDQLFAVNETDRLYNLIRTIGVTTIASYSGMKARDIITYSKCELCRKLFNSPATLGRLRTELSQLEAWCR
- a CDS encoding type II toxin-antitoxin system HicA family toxin, coding for MRQLIKDLENAGFANRGGKGSHRNFLHENGAALTISGKLGDDAKPYQEKIVRQKIEEAK
- a CDS encoding toxin-antitoxin system HicB family antitoxin — protein: MKERDRYLKIVEWSEEDKCYVGSVPGWIGTCCHGDNEEKVYHELCQIVDEWIEIYKKDGKSLPSATVGKEYSGKFQLRAGSELHHALAIKALQAGESLNNFCLKVLKQSVISS
- a CDS encoding translation initiation factor Sui1, whose amino-acid sequence is MSKHKSDSGLIYSTEHGRMCPACKRSTNACSCSTKTTTVKGDGVVRVSRETKGRKGKGVTLISGLELDADSLKKLAKELKQKCGGGGTLKLGIIEIQGDHCEVVTAELKSRGFLVKRVGG